Within the Bacillus pumilus genome, the region ATAAGAGTTTTCAACTTATAAAAAAATCTAAGTAGATGTTATAGCTTTAGAACCCACCATCAAAACGTGGGTTCTATACTATACTGTGTTGTACCATACTTAAAGAAAGGGCTCTTATAATTTTGCTTTGCCTTTTCGTTTTTGTTTGCGGCTCAATCTTCTGTTCATTAATTTTTTCCATATTATCCGAAACGATAAAATAGTTTCTTCTTCTATCCCTAAATGGTCACGTAAAACTAATTGATCTATCTCATCCAAGATAGGCTCTATATCTTTCTTAGCTCTAATCGTTCGGTCAATTTTTTCAATTAAATCTTCAACAATCCCCGAATTTAAGGATTGAAGGTTTGGAAGCATTACCTTTTCAACTTCCCCTGGCAATATTTCTAATACTCCTCCACCATAACTTCTGCCCTCAATTTCAGTGAATGCAAACGTAATGCTATTATAATAAGATAACAATACTTTTTCTCTATTAATTTCCTCATTAAACTTTACTCTATGCATTGTATCAGTGCTAACAGCATTGATATCGTTTAGAACAAACTTAGGAAAAGTGTTATTTCTACGAAGAAAGAATGCGTCAGGTACCCATATAGATGGAACACGATACCATCTCTCTCTGATACTACATTTATACCCTATATGTGCTTCTTCTTCTTCCCCACGTCGGATATATGCTTTATGTCCTTCTGGATATTCTTCATAAGGAATATTCGGAAAATCTATAAGATGAGCTGCTGTTCCTTTATTGACATTACCCAACCAATCTTGTTCTGTAAAATATAAGCCACTAGCATGGGAACTCCTCCCAATAAGGGGGCGTACAACATTTTGTAGCTCATATTCCTCAACAACATTTTTATTAACTGAGAAATATTCATTATTTCCTGTTGTAATTCCGATATCAACATCTGCAATTTCAGAAAATGCAACAAAACGCTCATCTTCTTGAATCTGATAAATCAGATTAGCTTCTTCTGGCTCTAAGAAATATTTTGTCCATTTATCCTTGTCTTGCATTGCTCTCTGGTAATTTATAGGTGTACGAAAAACCTCTTCTTCATTAAGGAAATCTGTATTTTGCCATTCAATAACCCTTATAGTACTTTTAGAAGTTGAGAGCTTGTCCTTATCTTTCTCTCCAAGAAGAATAACAACTTCCTGCTGTACATCAGGAAAGACAAGTTCTTTAAAAGTTATAACAGTAGTTCGGGATAAATTATTGACTAAAAATAATCTAAGATCCTCAGCATAGGCTACTTGTAATAATTCTGCTGGGATAACTAATCCGATTTTACCGTTATCATTTAACAACTCCACACACGCCACTACAAATGAAACCCAGGAATTAATAAGTTTATTCGATTTCATCCCATTTGAAACTAATATATCTGATTGAGTTTCTCTCTGTGCTGCGGTTAAATACTGATACCTAATATAAGGTGGATTTCCCACAATGGCGTCAAAGCGCTGTTGTGTTCCAAAAAGGGAATCTTTTTTTTCTTCATAGACATTGTAAAAGTCTGCATTAATAACATCTATATTAGGGCAATTTTTAACTCTCACTTTCGCCTTTTTAGACTCTTCTTCATCAAATTCAACAGCTAGACATTTTAATTGAGAAATCCGAGGATGTACAGAGAGTGACTCGAGAAATGCTCCATCCCCACAACTTGGCTCAAAGACAGTAGTTGTTTGATCATTATGGAGTGCCCATTTTACTATGAAGTCAGTTAATTCTTTTGGCGTGTAGTAGCCCCCACGTAATTTTTGCGCTGAATTTTGAGCCTTTAATTTCATTTACATCACCTTTGTTTCCTTCATTAAAACTCGCATTAATTCTTCTATACCGTATAATTTAGTTACATTATCAGTTATTTCTCTAATCAAACCTCTTCTTTCACGAAGTAATGCAGTTCTTTCCTTATTACTTAATTTTTTAGCAAGCTTATCATTAATTTGATAAATCTTCCTTGTTGCTTCAACAATATCATTATAAAAGCAAACTTGCACCTTGTTTTCAAAATCTATAGTTCGAACAGGCATATCATAAAGAACAGCAGTACCTGTTGCGTTAAATCCACCTTCAAAGTCACTACCTATTATAGATGATAAGATTTGATACGCAGGGTGGCTTAGTACTGCCTGAATGTACTCAAGTTCATATGGACTACCATCTTTTTGAGCAATTGCAACATAACCAGCAGTTCCTCCCGAAGCAATAAGCATATCATTTTTGTCCATTCTATACAATGGAACTTCGTTTTTCATGACCTTTACAATTAACTTATCTTTATTATTAAAGCTAGTAAGGTGTTGACTTCGACCATAATGATACCAAGTGTCTGATGTAGCATGTTTTACGTCCCTTCCTTTTTTAGAGGGACTTAACTGCTTTGGTA harbors:
- a CDS encoding N-6 DNA methylase, which gives rise to MKLKAQNSAQKLRGGYYTPKELTDFIVKWALHNDQTTTVFEPSCGDGAFLESLSVHPRISQLKCLAVEFDEEESKKAKVRVKNCPNIDVINADFYNVYEEKKDSLFGTQQRFDAIVGNPPYIRYQYLTAAQRETQSDILVSNGMKSNKLINSWVSFVVACVELLNDNGKIGLVIPAELLQVAYAEDLRLFLVNNLSRTTVITFKELVFPDVQQEVVILLGEKDKDKLSTSKSTIRVIEWQNTDFLNEEEVFRTPINYQRAMQDKDKWTKYFLEPEEANLIYQIQEDERFVAFSEIADVDIGITTGNNEYFSVNKNVVEEYELQNVVRPLIGRSSHASGLYFTEQDWLGNVNKGTAAHLIDFPNIPYEEYPEGHKAYIRRGEEEEAHIGYKCSIRERWYRVPSIWVPDAFFLRRNNTFPKFVLNDINAVSTDTMHRVKFNEEINREKVLLSYYNSITFAFTEIEGRSYGGGVLEILPGEVEKVMLPNLQSLNSGIVEDLIEKIDRTIRAKKDIEPILDEIDQLVLRDHLGIEEETILSFRIIWKKLMNRRLSRKQKRKGKAKL